The following are encoded in a window of Fretibacter rubidus genomic DNA:
- a CDS encoding alpha-galactosidase → MITVSDNAVFALSNRYFSYVFHVSPEGLLEHRYYGLPLSAPLDAPVHHQGTQREMTSNFEGEPYYNLTDTPQEYPIFGRSDYRAPAFHARNADGNSIFTLLYKSHTIKADKPKLDGLPSARGGGSQTLIIILEDALWGLTAKLHYTVYEDYGVLARSVVFENNGTRDINLEHVYSTALDLPPGDYEALHLHGTWAREFNAERMALPHGRFVIGSARGTSSAAHSPFLAVIDATATETHGRVYGTALVYSGNFSISTEVNEFEDVRILAGINPFNFNWTLAAGERFTTPEALHVFTQNGLGGMSHIWHDFVRDKISPPAFRHLPRPTYLNTWEAAYFDVNEGKVLTLADKAATLGVDMLVLDDGWFKGRRDDTTSLGDWTADPSRFPSGIPALAAKIKAKGLKFGLWFEPEMVNPDSDLFRAHPDWILHVPGRKSSLGRHQLTLDLSRAEVRDYLFDAIDSLLSCGDIGYVKWDMNRAMTEVGSAAFPPSQQAEVPHRYLLGLYDLLSRITNKYPDILFENCASGGNRFDLGMLSYMAQNWTSDNCDPIARLDIIHGASLVFPLDVCAAYIGPSPNHQNGRVSSIHTRYDAGAFCAAKGVSLSEADIDANLPALQRLMSHAKDTATDMVGGHFDRLIKTRNEVCWQYTSRDGETVYLAYFHILAAPNLPFRRAHVRGLDPLAEYILTEDKTRHQGDALMHSGMALPYVATGQVKADMRYMAKGDFSSHVFIFKKVSP, encoded by the coding sequence GTGATAACAGTCAGTGATAATGCCGTCTTTGCGCTGTCTAACCGTTATTTTTCCTATGTCTTTCATGTCTCGCCAGAAGGGCTGCTAGAGCACCGCTATTACGGTCTGCCGCTGTCAGCGCCTCTGGATGCGCCTGTGCATCATCAGGGAACACAACGCGAAATGACGTCAAATTTCGAGGGCGAGCCTTATTATAACCTGACTGATACCCCGCAAGAATACCCGATTTTCGGGCGCTCAGATTACCGCGCACCCGCTTTTCACGCGCGCAACGCAGACGGCAACAGTATTTTCACGCTGCTTTATAAGTCCCATACGATTAAGGCTGATAAACCGAAACTGGACGGCTTACCGTCTGCACGTGGTGGGGGTAGCCAGACCTTGATTATCATCCTGGAAGACGCGCTTTGGGGTTTGACGGCAAAGCTGCATTACACGGTTTATGAGGATTACGGCGTGCTTGCGCGGTCTGTTGTTTTTGAAAACAATGGGACGCGGGACATTAATCTGGAGCATGTCTACAGCACAGCCCTTGACCTTCCGCCCGGAGATTATGAAGCCCTACATTTGCATGGTACTTGGGCGCGGGAATTTAATGCTGAACGCATGGCCTTGCCGCATGGGCGGTTCGTTATCGGTAGTGCGCGCGGCACATCCAGCGCAGCGCATAGCCCGTTTTTGGCCGTAATCGATGCGACCGCAACTGAAACCCATGGTCGCGTCTACGGCACGGCGCTTGTTTACAGCGGGAATTTTTCTATCAGTACAGAGGTGAACGAGTTTGAAGACGTCCGCATATTGGCGGGAATAAACCCGTTTAATTTCAACTGGACGCTTGCGGCGGGCGAGCGTTTTACGACACCCGAGGCTTTGCATGTTTTTACCCAAAATGGTCTCGGCGGGATGAGCCATATTTGGCACGATTTCGTACGGGACAAAATATCGCCGCCCGCTTTTCGTCACCTCCCGCGCCCAACCTATCTTAATACATGGGAGGCGGCCTATTTCGATGTAAATGAGGGTAAGGTTCTCACCCTCGCGGATAAAGCCGCAACGCTGGGTGTGGATATGTTGGTGCTAGATGACGGCTGGTTCAAAGGGCGGCGGGATGACACCACATCGCTTGGCGATTGGACGGCAGACCCAAGCCGATTTCCGAGTGGCATCCCAGCGTTGGCTGCGAAAATCAAAGCGAAGGGCCTAAAATTTGGGCTTTGGTTTGAACCTGAAATGGTCAATCCCGATAGCGATTTATTCAGGGCTCACCCCGATTGGATACTCCATGTGCCGGGGCGCAAATCATCATTGGGCCGCCATCAATTGACGCTTGATTTATCGCGGGCAGAGGTGCGAGATTATCTGTTTGACGCCATAGATAGCCTGCTATCTTGCGGGGATATTGGTTACGTGAAATGGGATATGAACCGCGCCATGACAGAGGTCGGATCAGCCGCATTCCCGCCGAGCCAGCAGGCGGAAGTGCCGCATCGTTATCTGCTGGGGCTTTATGATTTGCTGTCCCGAATTACGAATAAATATCCAGATATCCTATTTGAGAACTGCGCGAGTGGCGGCAACCGTTTTGACCTTGGTATGCTGTCCTATATGGCGCAAAATTGGACGTCGGATAATTGCGACCCCATCGCGCGACTGGATATTATCCACGGCGCGTCTTTGGTCTTTCCGCTGGATGTATGCGCCGCCTATATCGGGCCGTCGCCTAATCACCAAAACGGACGCGTGAGTTCGATTCACACGCGTTATGATGCAGGCGCGTTTTGCGCCGCCAAGGGCGTTTCGCTTAGCGAGGCTGATATCGATGCCAATTTGCCTGCGCTTCAGAGATTGATGAGCCATGCGAAAGACACCGCTACGGACATGGTCGGTGGCCATTTTGACCGCCTGATAAAAACACGCAATGAAGTGTGTTGGCAATACACATCGCGCGACGGCGAGACTGTTTATCTGGCCTATTTCCATATCCTTGCTGCACCGAACTTACCGTTCAGACGCGCCCATGTGCGCGGGCTTGACCCGCTGGCTGAGTATATCTTG
- the galT gene encoding galactose-1-phosphate uridylyltransferase: MNRTRVSDHQTILRHKIAGRDVHRRTFTKRDGRDLFLYGYTPHKLSPLGQDSGEVAKGGELRYHPLRAEWNLYAPHRQNRTFKPSAADDPLAPSVDGGAATEIPFTDFELAIFENKFTSLHAQAPTPPDMEALADTARAQGRCDVVVYSPEATGNLSTIGQDKRRLLIAAWNDRYENLFQAGCQFVMPFENRGDAVGVTLHHPHGQIYAFPFIPAVQKKAAKAFNAGYNLARVMDDAWVDYGVAEAGGMRAFCPPFARFPYEVWIAPRAQKAGPWAFNEDELDGFAHLLGDITRRYDSFFGCETPYMLSLHAAPVGYEKTFHFTAQFYPLLRAPNRIKYLASVEQATGVFTVDVMPEHAANVLKSL, from the coding sequence ATGAATAGGACCCGTGTGAGCGACCATCAGACCATATTGAGACATAAGATTGCAGGGCGGGATGTTCACCGCCGTACATTCACCAAACGCGATGGTCGTGACCTTTTTCTTTATGGCTACACCCCTCATAAGCTATCGCCGCTTGGGCAAGACAGCGGCGAGGTCGCAAAGGGCGGCGAATTACGCTACCATCCGCTGCGCGCAGAATGGAACCTCTATGCGCCGCACCGCCAGAATCGCACCTTCAAGCCATCAGCTGCAGATGACCCCCTCGCCCCAAGCGTGGACGGCGGCGCAGCAACGGAAATACCCTTTACTGACTTTGAATTGGCAATCTTTGAAAACAAATTTACGAGCCTTCACGCGCAGGCACCGACACCGCCTGATATGGAAGCATTAGCCGATACGGCTCGCGCCCAAGGGCGTTGCGATGTTGTCGTCTATTCGCCCGAGGCAACAGGTAATTTATCGACAATTGGCCAAGACAAAAGGCGGCTTTTGATTGCAGCGTGGAATGACCGTTACGAAAATTTGTTTCAGGCGGGATGCCAATTCGTTATGCCATTTGAAAATCGCGGAGACGCGGTGGGCGTTACGCTGCATCATCCCCACGGTCAGATCTACGCTTTTCCGTTCATTCCGGCCGTGCAAAAAAAGGCCGCAAAAGCCTTTAATGCGGGATATAATCTTGCGCGTGTTATGGATGACGCCTGGGTGGATTACGGCGTTGCAGAGGCTGGCGGCATGCGCGCCTTTTGTCCACCTTTTGCGCGTTTTCCTTACGAGGTTTGGATTGCACCGCGCGCGCAAAAAGCTGGGCCTTGGGCATTTAACGAAGACGAATTGGACGGTTTTGCGCATCTGCTGGGGGATATCACGCGCCGCTATGATAGCTTTTTTGGGTGCGAGACGCCCTATATGCTGAGCCTACATGCGGCCCCTGTGGGGTATGAAAAAACCTTTCACTTCACGGCACAGTTTTATCCGCTGCTACGGGCCCCAAACCGTATAAAATATCTGGCGTCAGTGGAACAAGCCACAGGCGTTTTCACCGTTGACGTTATGCCAGAACATGCCGCTAACGTGTTGAAATCATTGTAA
- the galK gene encoding galactokinase, with protein sequence MSEALFTSTFGTSPTLTQFTPGRVNLLGEHTDYNGGMVLPTALPMGVTISLSPRTDKNVRIISDKFDDMATRHLSDLSTDHWSDYALGAIKLANDAEPLIGGADIALTTTLPFGAGLSSSAAVIVGILKLCREIAASPLSDTDIAVLARRVENEFIGMPCGIMDQMAVSIARPGQALALDTKKLSYDLIDLPETYHMAVIHSGHFRKLSEGRYKTRKEECDVIKQALGRDDICLLTDKELAALSHMTDAVQRRAKHCATEHRRTVKGAKALQDGDMKNFGELMIASHASMRDDFDITLPAIDILVEDAVRLGAVGARMTGGGFGGCIVACVERTKLEPWTAALLSSNPEAFYVC encoded by the coding sequence ATGTCAGAGGCTTTATTCACATCCACATTTGGGACAAGCCCCACCCTGACCCAGTTTACACCAGGGCGGGTCAATCTGCTGGGCGAGCATACGGATTATAACGGCGGCATGGTGCTTCCCACTGCGTTGCCGATGGGCGTGACTATCAGTCTTTCACCCCGAACGGACAAAAATGTGCGTATCATATCAGATAAGTTTGACGATATGGCCACGCGTCACCTCAGCGACCTCTCGACTGATCATTGGTCAGATTATGCCCTCGGCGCAATAAAGCTGGCCAATGACGCTGAACCACTGATCGGCGGGGCCGATATTGCGCTCACGACCACCCTGCCCTTTGGCGCTGGTTTATCGTCATCCGCCGCCGTCATTGTTGGGATATTGAAACTTTGTCGGGAGATAGCGGCCAGCCCGCTATCAGACACAGATATCGCCGTTTTGGCTCGCCGCGTGGAAAACGAGTTCATCGGCATGCCCTGCGGCATCATGGATCAAATGGCGGTCTCTATCGCGCGGCCTGGGCAAGCCTTGGCCCTTGATACAAAGAAATTATCATATGATCTCATAGACTTACCAGAGACTTATCACATGGCCGTTATCCATTCAGGGCATTTTCGCAAACTAAGCGAGGGGCGTTATAAAACCCGCAAAGAGGAATGTGACGTCATAAAGCAAGCCCTTGGGCGCGATGATATTTGCCTTTTGACAGACAAAGAATTAGCGGCCCTTAGCCATATGACAGATGCCGTTCAGCGTCGTGCAAAACATTGTGCCACAGAACATCGCCGCACAGTCAAAGGCGCGAAGGCATTACAAGACGGTGATATGAAGAACTTCGGAGAGCTTATGATAGCGAGCCACGCCTCTATGCGCGATGATTTTGATATCACCCTGCCCGCGATTGACATACTCGTCGAGGACGCGGTTCGTTTGGGCGCGGTTGGTGCGCGTATGACGGGCGGTGGGTTTGGAGGCTGCATTGTCGCTTGTGTCGAACGAACAAAACTAGAGCCGTGGACAGCGGCGCTTTTATCTTCAAATCCAGAGGCCTTTTATGTCTGCTGA
- the galE gene encoding UDP-glucose 4-epimerase GalE → MSADKPLNDRDIIVVGGAGYIGAHVCKTLSKYGANPITFDNLSSGHAHAVKWGPLETVDLRDAGATEAAFQRYAHVETVIHLASSIEVGIGETHPAEFYQNNVLGAMNLLNAMRKTDAAQIIFSSTCATYGETDAMPLTENQPQIPLSTYGKTKLAIEHMIESYHKAYGLKYVTLRYFNAAGADEAGEIGEEHDPETHLIPIALRSAMGLRGRMKIFGTDYDTPDGSCIRDYIHVSDIALAHVKALLALDTGLAATSLNIGTGNGVSNLEVLQTIERVTGLPLPYDPAPRRGGDLSRLYADGAKAKAIIGFEPQHSGIETIIKTAWNFHKREMD, encoded by the coding sequence ATGTCTGCTGATAAACCCTTAAACGATAGAGACATTATTGTCGTCGGCGGAGCGGGCTATATTGGCGCGCATGTCTGCAAGACATTATCAAAATATGGGGCAAACCCCATCACCTTTGACAATCTATCCTCTGGCCACGCCCATGCCGTGAAATGGGGGCCGCTAGAGACAGTGGACCTCCGCGATGCGGGCGCGACAGAGGCCGCGTTTCAGCGCTACGCCCATGTTGAAACCGTCATTCATCTGGCCAGTTCGATTGAGGTCGGCATTGGCGAAACCCATCCCGCAGAATTTTATCAAAACAATGTCTTGGGCGCGATGAACTTGCTTAATGCTATGCGAAAAACAGACGCGGCGCAGATTATATTCTCCTCGACCTGCGCGACTTACGGCGAGACAGACGCCATGCCGCTGACCGAGAATCAACCGCAAATCCCGCTTAGCACTTACGGCAAAACCAAGCTCGCGATAGAGCATATGATAGAGAGTTATCATAAAGCTTACGGCCTGAAATACGTTACGCTGCGCTATTTTAATGCGGCAGGCGCGGACGAAGCCGGCGAGATTGGCGAAGAACATGACCCTGAAACGCACCTCATCCCGATTGCGCTGCGGTCTGCTATGGGCTTACGAGGGCGCATGAAAATCTTTGGCACCGATTACGACACACCCGACGGCAGTTGTATAAGGGATTATATCCATGTCAGCGATATCGCCCTCGCCCATGTCAAAGCGCTGCTGGCGCTCGACACAGGCCTTGCGGCAACATCGCTTAACATTGGCACGGGAAACGGGGTGAGTAACCTTGAGGTTCTGCAAACTATAGAGCGCGTCACAGGGCTACCGCTGCCATATGATCCTGCGCCGCGCCGCGGGGGCGACCTTAGCCGTCTTTATGCCGACGGTGCCAAAGCCAAAGCCATCATCGGTTTTGAACCGCAACATTCGGGTATTGAGACCATCATCAAAACCGCGTGGAATTTCCACAAACGCGAGATGGATTAG